From Geomonas agri, one genomic window encodes:
- a CDS encoding TIGR03768 family metallophosphoesterase: MVTKRYHQHLRALSVLLAMAIQLQLAACGGGDSNTPPVVQWPIAKEVFTTAQQQILPIGLPADTPQINPADVHLYSQFGYNAWHTGSGLASVKRTELAPAYDGSPNATRLLSFFAMTDTHIADKESPAQPLYVGWSALYGPTSAGMSSAWSSTMLSTPQVLDAAVQTVNALHKKSPLDFGIFLGDAINNSQYNELRWYIDVLDGKVITPSSGAHLGADTIDYQKPFKAAGIDKAIPWYQVIGNHDQFWMGSSYENEKTRLAHIGNTVLNLELGPPSAGGVYRSGPYMGVVDGSDPLGRVILSGPQENFATPPTVVADPARRTLATPESSSLNWMKEFFATTSNPIGHGFTQTNLENDFASYSYEPKAGIPIKVIVLDDTCKGAGQPNYALGCLDQNRLDWLQNELQKGQDENKLMIIAAHVPINPQISATDTANFPFFRTPGFTEATLLPILHSYDNLILWISGHYHRNVVTPQAVVGDPAHSFWEVETSSLLDFPQQFRLFDIYRNADNTISIKITNVDPAVAPGSPADKSRGYAIAAARIFGANDAVRADITSHAYNAELVKQLSPAMQSIIANY, encoded by the coding sequence ATGGTGACGAAGAGGTATCATCAGCATCTCAGGGCCTTAAGCGTACTTCTTGCCATGGCAATCCAATTGCAGCTGGCGGCATGTGGAGGGGGCGACTCCAATACTCCGCCAGTTGTGCAATGGCCAATCGCGAAAGAAGTATTCACCACTGCCCAGCAGCAGATCCTTCCCATAGGGCTGCCGGCGGATACGCCACAGATCAACCCGGCGGATGTGCATCTCTACTCGCAATTCGGCTACAACGCCTGGCATACAGGTTCAGGGCTGGCTTCGGTTAAACGGACCGAACTCGCGCCCGCCTATGACGGCTCGCCCAATGCCACGCGTCTTTTGTCTTTTTTTGCCATGACCGACACCCACATTGCCGACAAAGAATCCCCGGCCCAGCCCCTTTATGTGGGCTGGAGCGCGCTCTATGGCCCAACCTCAGCCGGCATGTCGTCGGCCTGGTCGTCCACCATGCTCTCGACCCCCCAGGTCCTTGACGCTGCCGTCCAGACGGTCAACGCCTTGCACAAAAAGTCGCCATTGGATTTCGGCATCTTCCTCGGTGACGCCATCAACAACTCCCAATATAACGAGCTGCGCTGGTATATCGATGTCCTGGACGGCAAGGTCATTACTCCGAGTTCCGGCGCTCATCTGGGAGCCGATACCATCGATTATCAGAAACCTTTTAAGGCTGCAGGAATCGACAAGGCGATACCCTGGTATCAGGTCATCGGCAACCACGACCAGTTCTGGATGGGATCTTCCTACGAAAACGAGAAGACACGGCTGGCGCATATCGGCAACACCGTGCTCAACCTGGAACTCGGTCCGCCATCAGCCGGCGGCGTATACCGAAGCGGTCCGTATATGGGGGTAGTCGATGGTTCCGATCCCTTAGGCAGGGTAATATTGTCCGGTCCACAGGAGAACTTTGCCACCCCACCGACCGTGGTCGCCGATCCTGCCCGACGGACTCTTGCCACCCCCGAATCGTCAAGTCTCAATTGGATGAAGGAATTTTTTGCAACTACTTCGAACCCCATCGGGCACGGTTTCACCCAGACAAACCTGGAAAACGATTTCGCTTCTTACAGCTACGAACCTAAGGCCGGCATACCAATCAAAGTCATTGTTCTGGACGACACCTGCAAGGGAGCAGGTCAGCCCAATTATGCCTTAGGCTGCCTCGACCAAAATCGTCTCGACTGGCTCCAAAACGAACTGCAGAAAGGTCAGGACGAAAACAAGCTCATGATCATCGCGGCACATGTCCCGATCAACCCGCAGATAAGCGCCACCGACACGGCAAATTTCCCCTTTTTCCGGACTCCCGGCTTCACAGAGGCCACACTGCTCCCGATTCTCCACAGCTACGACAATCTGATCCTGTGGATCTCGGGACATTATCACCGCAACGTCGTTACCCCCCAAGCCGTAGTGGGCGACCCCGCTCACAGCTTCTGGGAGGTCGAAACCTCTTCACTCCTGGATTTCCCGCAGCAGTTCCGACTTTTTGATATCTACCGCAACGCTGACAATACCATTTCAATCAAGATCACCAATGTCGATCCAGCCGTTGCGCCGGGGTCCCCAGCCGATAAATCACGCGGATATGCAATCGCCGCGGCACGGATATTCGGCGCCAACGACGCGGTGCGCGCAGACATAACGTCCCATGCGTACAACGCCGAGCTCGTCAAGCAGCTGAGCCCTGCAATGCAGAGCATAATCGCCAATTACTAA
- a CDS encoding DUF3089 domain-containing protein encodes MKIRLFVVLFAVLSTCLVVAGCGSDNSGPVAIDYAKASSWLSLPSQLDAPKNVDVFYVYPTAYSASPGGPLISEIDDAMMMTGAKYSFQKNATAFATVGNIYAPYYRQADALYTLALPTTDAVYDFIGGTPATDVTAAFDYYIKNYNNNRPFILVSHSQGSTVVALLLQNYMKAHPDVYQRMIAAYAIGWSFTPDYFDRNPHLKFAQGPDDTGVIISYNTQSPSFTGRNPVVFPGAMAINPISWTRTAATAPAADNVGSLRLFDASAPAPFYEGDVVVPVQTITGYADAQVATINPVTSALDPNSATSVLLCSTVDPATFKRPSPIAPGFYHSYDFPFYYGNLAANAANRVAKFLNP; translated from the coding sequence ATGAAGATCAGATTGTTTGTTGTGTTGTTCGCAGTCCTTTCGACCTGTCTTGTCGTTGCCGGATGCGGGAGTGACAATTCCGGTCCCGTGGCCATCGACTATGCAAAGGCTAGCAGTTGGCTGTCCTTGCCTTCCCAGCTTGATGCCCCCAAAAACGTCGATGTCTTCTACGTCTATCCGACTGCATATTCGGCAAGCCCGGGCGGGCCGCTTATCAGCGAAATAGATGACGCCATGATGATGACCGGTGCCAAATATTCCTTTCAGAAAAATGCGACCGCCTTTGCCACTGTCGGCAACATCTATGCCCCCTACTATCGCCAGGCGGACGCCCTCTACACCCTGGCTTTGCCGACTACAGACGCTGTCTATGATTTTATTGGCGGGACACCGGCCACGGACGTCACCGCAGCGTTCGATTACTACATCAAAAACTACAACAACAACCGGCCGTTCATTCTGGTGAGTCATTCCCAGGGGTCAACGGTAGTCGCGCTCCTGCTGCAAAACTACATGAAAGCCCATCCCGACGTCTATCAGAGGATGATTGCCGCCTACGCCATCGGCTGGTCCTTCACTCCTGACTATTTCGACCGCAATCCCCATTTGAAATTCGCCCAGGGGCCGGATGATACCGGTGTGATCATCTCGTACAACACCCAAAGCCCTTCCTTTACGGGCAGGAACCCCGTGGTCTTCCCGGGTGCCATGGCAATCAACCCGATCTCCTGGACCAGAACGGCAGCAACGGCACCAGCCGCAGACAATGTCGGCTCGCTGCGCCTGTTCGATGCATCTGCACCGGCCCCGTTTTACGAGGGGGATGTTGTAGTCCCCGTGCAGACCATAACCGGCTATGCCGATGCGCAAGTCGCCACAATAAACCCGGTCACGAGCGCTCTTGACCCCAATTCCGCAACAAGCGTGCTCCTTTGTTCTACCGTCGACCCGGCAACGTTCAAGCGCCCGAGCCCTATCGCACCCGGCTTTTATCACAGCTATGACTTCCCGTTCTATTACGGCAACCTTGCCGCCAACGCCGCCAACCGCGTTGCCAAGTTTCTCAACCCGTAG
- a CDS encoding Os1348 family NHLP clan protein, with the protein MVLRNEQICPVSDRASGPEVAMSQDAVERVLGRLITDARFRRAVGDSLEEACVQQGYSLSPAELRFLSELELKGISALAARINPGLCRADTPLP; encoded by the coding sequence ATGGTTCTTCGCAACGAACAAATCTGTCCCGTTTCGGACAGAGCGTCAGGGCCGGAGGTAGCAATGTCACAAGATGCGGTTGAGCGAGTACTGGGGCGACTGATTACCGATGCACGGTTCCGCCGCGCCGTGGGTGATTCCCTTGAGGAGGCATGTGTGCAGCAAGGCTATAGTCTGTCCCCCGCTGAGCTGCGGTTTTTGTCGGAACTTGAGCTGAAGGGGATTAGCGCCCTTGCAGCCAGGATTAATCCCGGGCTGTGTCGTGCGGACACCCCGCTTCCGTGA
- a CDS encoding sigma-54-dependent transcriptional regulator has translation MKPSARLLVVDDKKSYRFMIKGYLEDAGYQVECAASGGESLALLEQDGFDLVLSDMVMPEMDGMTLLRQVRSSHPLLPFVVITAHGSIDTAVAAMKEGANDYLLKPLIQEELLVVVERLLECARLRDNYGRIVDSEREKYSFQNITSISPVMGKTLSAAKTVVASPRTTVSIHGESGVGKEVLARAIHVGTGQTMASFVAVNCAAIPETLLESELFGHVKGAFTGADREREGKCSRAQGGTLFLDEIGDMPLSLQPKLLRLLEERVYEKVGSDRQVTADFRIIVATHRDLDECCNQGTFRRDLYHRLNIFPITIPPLRERREDIPQLSEHLLNSFRKHQGKSLPGLSRTALDLMLAHDWPGNVRELRNMLEYACIVTNGELIQPEHLRLHKEPPTFHHGPADDRVCLNFNFSPEDFSLDAVNAQVMAWALEQCKDNKSSAARLLKASRKLFY, from the coding sequence ATGAAACCAAGTGCACGGTTGCTGGTGGTCGATGATAAAAAGAGCTACCGCTTCATGATCAAGGGGTACCTGGAGGATGCCGGGTACCAGGTAGAATGCGCAGCAAGCGGGGGGGAGTCCCTGGCGCTGCTGGAGCAGGACGGTTTTGACCTGGTGCTGTCCGACATGGTTATGCCGGAAATGGACGGCATGACATTGCTGCGCCAGGTGCGCAGCAGTCATCCGCTACTCCCGTTTGTGGTCATCACCGCCCATGGCAGCATTGACACCGCTGTGGCGGCCATGAAAGAGGGAGCCAATGACTACCTGCTGAAACCGCTCATCCAGGAAGAACTGCTGGTGGTGGTGGAGAGGCTCTTGGAGTGTGCCCGGCTGCGGGATAACTATGGCCGCATAGTCGATTCGGAACGGGAAAAGTACAGTTTTCAAAACATCACCAGTATCTCCCCTGTCATGGGAAAAACGCTGTCAGCGGCAAAGACGGTGGTCGCTTCGCCCCGCACCACCGTTTCCATCCATGGAGAAAGCGGAGTGGGGAAAGAGGTGCTGGCCCGGGCCATCCATGTGGGCACCGGACAGACCATGGCCAGTTTCGTAGCCGTCAACTGTGCTGCAATTCCGGAAACCCTTTTGGAAAGCGAGCTGTTCGGCCACGTGAAGGGCGCCTTCACCGGTGCCGACCGCGAGCGCGAGGGGAAGTGCAGCCGGGCACAGGGAGGCACCCTGTTTTTGGACGAGATCGGCGACATGCCGCTGTCGCTCCAGCCCAAGCTGCTGCGTCTTTTGGAGGAGAGGGTGTACGAGAAGGTCGGTTCCGACCGGCAGGTGACCGCCGACTTCAGGATCATCGTTGCTACCCATCGCGACCTGGATGAATGCTGCAACCAGGGAACCTTCCGGCGGGATCTCTACCATCGGCTGAATATCTTCCCGATCACCATCCCACCCCTGCGCGAACGCCGCGAGGACATTCCGCAGCTTTCGGAACATTTACTGAACAGTTTCCGGAAACATCAGGGGAAATCGCTCCCCGGCCTCTCCCGGACTGCCCTCGACCTGATGCTTGCCCATGACTGGCCCGGCAACGTGCGGGAGCTGCGCAACATGCTTGAATATGCCTGCATCGTCACCAACGGCGAACTGATCCAGCCCGAACATCTACGTCTGCACAAAGAGCCCCCAACTTTTCATCACGGCCCTGCCGATGACCGGGTCTGCCTCAATTTCAACTTCTCACCCGAAGATTTCTCGTTGGATGCCGTCAACGCACAGGTGATGGCGTGGGCGCTGGAGCAGTGCAAGGACAACAAATCCTCCGCCGCACGCCTGTTGAAAGCCTCCCGGAAGCTTTTCTACTGA
- a CDS encoding ATP-binding protein, translating into MDAIDHEEIRQLFDDYQRMYASRDDRLTTLFSKNFSGFTGGGDKLIKDREEWVAITRKDFAQVKDPLRIELKDLAIQSLSDTIAVTTAFSTLHLPIEDHVLSRTVARLVLIFRKEAFGWKICHSSISLPDGMARAGEVYPLQELTERNQLLEEQVAERTIQLSEAKKAAEAASRAKSQFLATVSHEIRTPLNALVGFSSLVRTTTDPVKLEQYHAILEQSSRSLMELVNDILDMSKIEAGHMELEAVPFNLRQLAGGLEEQYRPLAEQKGLAFRTVMADGLPEWGFGDPVRLRQILANLLANAVKFTNSGEVGFVVSSSDRILTAGEPLVRFEVRDTGIGIPEAARSHLFKPFRQLDATISRKFGGSGLGLAIVHSLVEMMRGRITVNSRHGAGSSFLVELPLREAEPLSDEPPNPVDLVSGSVLVIEDNEFNRRLLGDILSSWGQQVVLADNGSQGLKFLEQRPFDLVLMDIRMPDMDGMEVARRIRGREQEGRQAPVPIIAITADVEAATFEACLEVGINAVLPKPVVPEQLAKAMHDQCERTISQIGGEQLLNRQTCSDLNNNPERARQYREMLLADIDDELEILQTALGNDDRNSLGRAAHTLKGLCGHLADRKPAELASWLQHNALSASPEQLRLVMEQLPAGLGKECAP; encoded by the coding sequence ATGGATGCAATTGACCATGAAGAAATCCGGCAGCTGTTTGACGATTACCAGCGGATGTATGCGTCCCGCGATGATCGGCTGACAACCTTATTCAGCAAGAACTTTTCCGGGTTTACCGGGGGGGGGGATAAGCTGATCAAAGACCGGGAGGAATGGGTCGCGATCACCCGTAAGGATTTCGCCCAGGTTAAAGATCCGCTCAGGATCGAGCTTAAAGACCTGGCTATCCAATCCTTGTCAGACACCATCGCCGTTACCACCGCCTTTTCCACGCTTCACCTGCCCATTGAAGATCACGTCCTGTCACGGACGGTAGCCCGTCTGGTACTGATTTTCCGCAAGGAAGCCTTCGGCTGGAAAATCTGCCACAGCAGCATATCACTTCCCGATGGCATGGCCCGTGCCGGCGAAGTCTATCCGCTGCAGGAACTCACGGAACGCAATCAGCTGCTGGAGGAGCAGGTCGCAGAGCGAACGATACAACTTTCGGAGGCAAAGAAAGCCGCGGAAGCCGCCAGCCGTGCAAAAAGCCAGTTTCTGGCCACCGTCAGCCATGAGATCCGTACCCCATTGAACGCCCTGGTGGGATTTAGCAGCCTGGTTCGCACTACGACCGATCCCGTCAAACTGGAACAGTACCATGCAATCCTCGAGCAATCGTCCCGCTCCCTTATGGAACTGGTCAACGACATTCTGGATATGAGCAAAATCGAGGCCGGACACATGGAGCTCGAAGCGGTGCCGTTCAATCTGCGTCAGCTGGCAGGCGGGCTGGAAGAACAGTATCGCCCTCTGGCGGAGCAGAAAGGTTTGGCTTTCCGGACCGTAATGGCCGATGGGCTTCCGGAGTGGGGCTTTGGTGACCCCGTCCGCCTGCGTCAGATCCTGGCCAACCTCCTTGCCAACGCCGTCAAGTTCACCAATAGCGGTGAGGTTGGCTTCGTCGTCAGCTCGTCCGATCGTATCTTGACAGCCGGGGAGCCGCTGGTTCGTTTTGAGGTGAGGGACACCGGCATCGGCATTCCCGAAGCTGCCCGTTCCCATCTTTTTAAACCGTTCCGGCAGCTCGATGCGACGATCAGCCGCAAATTCGGCGGCAGCGGGCTCGGGTTGGCCATCGTGCACAGCCTGGTCGAAATGATGCGGGGGCGTATCACCGTGAATAGCCGACACGGCGCCGGGAGCTCTTTTTTAGTCGAGTTGCCTTTGCGCGAAGCCGAACCATTGTCCGATGAGCCCCCAAACCCCGTCGACCTGGTTTCGGGCTCGGTGCTGGTTATTGAGGATAACGAATTCAACCGCCGGCTGCTGGGGGATATTTTGTCCAGCTGGGGGCAACAGGTTGTATTGGCGGATAACGGGTCGCAGGGGCTTAAGTTTTTGGAACAGCGACCTTTTGACCTGGTCCTGATGGATATCCGCATGCCTGACATGGACGGCATGGAGGTCGCCCGCCGGATCAGGGGCCGTGAGCAGGAGGGACGGCAGGCACCCGTTCCGATCATCGCCATTACCGCCGATGTCGAAGCGGCCACCTTCGAAGCCTGCCTGGAGGTCGGCATCAACGCGGTGCTGCCCAAACCGGTTGTCCCCGAACAACTGGCCAAGGCCATGCATGATCAGTGTGAAAGAACCATCTCGCAAATCGGTGGGGAGCAGCTCTTGAACAGGCAAACCTGCAGTGACCTGAACAACAACCCCGAGCGTGCGCGGCAGTATCGTGAGATGCTGCTGGCCGACATCGACGATGAACTGGAAATTCTGCAGACCGCCCTTGGGAACGACGATCGCAATAGTCTTGGCCGGGCCGCCCACACCCTGAAAGGTTTGTGCGGGCACCTTGCCGACCGGAAACCGGCAGAGCTGGCGTCCTGGCTGCAACACAACGCCCTCTCTGCCAGTCCTGAACAGCTAAGGCTGGTAATGGAACAATTACCAGCCGGATTGGGGAAGGAGTGCGCACCATGA
- a CDS encoding YggT family protein, whose amino-acid sequence MILLANILLALAKIVELASGLLTIYKYILLASVIISWINADPYNPIVNFIYRVTEPALRRIRRYMPDTGMLDLSPLVLFALIYLVQIIVFDTAYTYLMILSTQLKGGGTL is encoded by the coding sequence ATGATCCTGCTTGCCAACATCCTCTTGGCCCTTGCGAAGATCGTCGAGTTGGCCAGTGGTCTTTTAACCATCTACAAGTACATACTGCTCGCCAGCGTCATCATCTCCTGGATCAACGCCGATCCTTACAACCCCATCGTCAACTTCATCTACCGCGTAACTGAGCCGGCCCTGCGCCGCATCCGTCGCTACATGCCGGACACCGGCATGCTTGACCTCTCACCACTGGTCCTGTTCGCCCTCATCTACCTGGTTCAGATCATCGTCTTCGACACCGCCTACACCTACCTGATGATCCTTAGCACCCAGCTCAAAGGAGGGGGAACCCTGTGA
- a CDS encoding DivIVA domain-containing protein, whose product MKITPMDIQQQQFKGKMLGGLDPEDVDAFLQQVAGEMEELIRENNDLKERLNRNATQMSEMEAREAQLRETMLAAQRITEEMKANAQKEAHLMISEAELKGERIVADAENKLVQLNNQIQDLKRDKLQFETGFRNLLDTYYKLLALDK is encoded by the coding sequence GTGAAAATCACCCCGATGGATATCCAGCAGCAGCAGTTCAAGGGGAAGATGCTCGGCGGGCTCGATCCCGAGGACGTGGATGCTTTCCTGCAGCAGGTGGCGGGCGAGATGGAGGAGCTGATCAGGGAGAACAACGACCTGAAGGAGCGCCTGAACCGTAACGCCACCCAGATGTCCGAGATGGAGGCCCGCGAGGCCCAGCTGCGCGAGACCATGCTGGCGGCCCAGCGCATCACCGAGGAGATGAAGGCGAACGCCCAGAAAGAGGCGCACCTGATGATCTCCGAGGCGGAGCTCAAGGGGGAGCGCATCGTCGCTGACGCCGAGAACAAGCTGGTGCAGCTTAATAACCAGATCCAGGACCTGAAAAGGGACAAGCTCCAGTTCGAGACCGGCTTCAGGAACCTCCTGGACACCTACTACAAGCTGCTCGCCCTGGATAAATAA
- a CDS encoding DUF167 domain-containing protein, with protein sequence MSQELVRVTQTPEGLLFTVHVQPRASRSEICGPKDGELRVRLTSPPVDDAANKQCVELIAKSLGIAKSKVSIKSGAKSRHKVVRVEGVEQDDLDPLFKINKEHP encoded by the coding sequence ATGAGCCAAGAGTTGGTACGGGTAACGCAGACGCCGGAAGGGCTCCTCTTCACGGTGCACGTGCAGCCGCGCGCGTCACGTAGCGAGATCTGTGGCCCCAAGGACGGCGAGCTGAGAGTCAGGCTCACCTCGCCGCCGGTGGACGACGCGGCCAACAAGCAGTGCGTGGAACTGATCGCCAAGAGTCTTGGGATCGCCAAGTCAAAGGTGAGCATCAAGTCCGGGGCCAAGTCCCGGCACAAGGTAGTGAGGGTGGAGGGGGTAGAGCAGGATGATCTCGACCCGCTATTCAAAATAAACAAGGAGCATCCATGA
- a CDS encoding CBS domain-containing protein: MKARDIMVTDVPSITTKTTVAEAVRIMKSNFGDESFLNAAPGLIVVNERGGLAGILTPLSIITAIMDGAPEGKSDPAFFGSLCDRIKDLPISVIMEHQPISVTQDASVSDVARLFLTHRFQRVPVVDGKKVVGLIYRSRLLFAISQSLQVAP; encoded by the coding sequence ATGAAGGCGAGAGACATTATGGTAACGGACGTGCCGTCCATCACCACCAAGACCACGGTGGCAGAGGCGGTCCGGATCATGAAGAGCAACTTCGGCGACGAGAGTTTTCTGAACGCGGCGCCGGGCCTGATCGTGGTCAACGAAAGGGGAGGGCTGGCCGGCATCCTGACGCCGCTCAGCATCATCACGGCCATCATGGACGGCGCGCCGGAAGGAAAATCCGACCCTGCCTTCTTCGGCTCCCTGTGCGACCGCATCAAGGATCTTCCCATCTCCGTCATCATGGAACACCAGCCCATCTCGGTAACCCAGGACGCCAGCGTCAGCGACGTGGCACGGCTGTTCCTCACCCACCGCTTCCAGAGGGTGCCGGTGGTGGACGGCAAGAAGGTGGTAGGCCTCATCTACCGTTCGCGCCTGCTCTTCGCTATTTCCCAGAGTCTGCAGGTTGCCCCTTGA
- a CDS encoding FmdB family zinc ribbon protein, with product MPLYEYQCKSCNNTFELRQKFSDAPASECPACGGPVEKLISQSGFSLKGGGWYGDGYGSTKTASAPACPSGGSCAGCPSAS from the coding sequence ATGCCACTTTACGAGTATCAGTGCAAAAGCTGCAATAATACCTTTGAGTTGCGCCAGAAGTTCTCCGACGCACCCGCTTCCGAATGCCCCGCCTGCGGCGGCCCGGTCGAGAAGCTGATCTCCCAGTCCGGTTTTTCGCTGAAAGGGGGAGGGTGGTACGGCGACGGTTACGGCAGCACCAAGACCGCATCGGCACCCGCGTGCCCCTCCGGCGGAAGCTGCGCCGGCTGCCCCTCTGCCTCCTGA
- the folD gene encoding bifunctional methylenetetrahydrofolate dehydrogenase/methenyltetrahydrofolate cyclohydrolase FolD, with product MAKIIDGKAIAAKIRAEISAEAAQLKEKGIVPGLAVVLVGEDPASKVYVSMKEKACADVGIFSDEYKLPVETTEDELLALIEKLNADPKIHGILVQLPLPKQINTERVLEAISPDKDADGFHPYNVGRLVIGKPLFQPCTPYGVMVMLKEAGVELSGKEVVVVGRSNIVGKPVAFMCLQQNATVTLCHSKTRDLAGKVGQADVVIAAVGVPEMIKGSWIKEGAVVIDVGVNRVGEKKLVGDVEYAAASERASAITPVPGGVGPMTITMLLQNTLESAKRGM from the coding sequence ATGGCGAAAATCATCGACGGGAAGGCCATCGCGGCGAAAATTCGCGCAGAGATCAGCGCAGAGGCAGCTCAGCTAAAGGAGAAGGGGATCGTCCCCGGTCTGGCCGTGGTGCTGGTGGGTGAGGACCCGGCCAGCAAGGTCTACGTCTCCATGAAAGAGAAGGCATGCGCCGATGTGGGGATCTTTTCTGACGAGTATAAGCTCCCGGTGGAGACCACCGAGGACGAGCTGCTGGCCCTGATCGAGAAGCTGAACGCGGACCCCAAGATTCACGGCATACTGGTGCAGTTGCCGCTGCCCAAGCAGATCAATACCGAGCGTGTCCTCGAGGCGATCTCTCCTGATAAGGACGCCGACGGCTTCCACCCCTACAACGTGGGGCGCCTGGTGATCGGCAAGCCGCTCTTCCAGCCCTGCACCCCCTACGGCGTCATGGTGATGCTCAAGGAGGCGGGGGTCGAGCTCTCCGGCAAGGAAGTGGTCGTGGTCGGGCGCTCCAACATCGTGGGCAAGCCGGTCGCCTTCATGTGCCTGCAGCAAAACGCAACGGTGACCCTGTGCCATTCCAAGACCCGTGATCTCGCCGGCAAGGTGGGCCAGGCCGACGTCGTCATCGCGGCGGTGGGCGTGCCCGAGATGATCAAGGGCTCCTGGATCAAGGAAGGGGCGGTGGTCATCGATGTCGGCGTGAACCGCGTGGGCGAGAAGAAACTGGTCGGTGACGTCGAGTATGCGGCCGCCAGTGAGCGCGCTTCGGCCATTACCCCGGTGCCGGGGGGCGTGGGGCCGATGACCATTACCATGCTGCTGCAGAACACGCTGGAGTCGGCAAAGAGGGGCATGTAG
- the galU gene encoding UTP--glucose-1-phosphate uridylyltransferase GalU — protein sequence MRVKKAVFPVAGLGTRFLPATKSTPKEMLPLIDKPLVQYVVEEAVASGIEQILFVTGRGKRAIEDHFDISFELESLLYEKGKDHELQQVRQIAEMANIFFVRQKEALGLGHAILCAKDFVGDEPFAVLLGDDIIDAQQPCLSQLLETYETYRSPVLALEKVPMETISSYGCVKANHLAKRAFEVLDLVEKPPVAEAPSDLAIIGRYILTPGIFPILENQEPGKGGEIQLTDAIKTLSRKEPIYGCRFDGVRHDCGDKLGFLKATVDMALKRGEFNGDFEAFLRQRLGC from the coding sequence ATGCGCGTTAAAAAGGCGGTTTTTCCGGTTGCGGGCCTGGGAACCAGGTTCCTGCCGGCTACCAAATCGACTCCGAAGGAGATGCTGCCGCTCATCGACAAGCCGCTGGTGCAGTACGTGGTGGAGGAGGCGGTAGCTTCAGGGATCGAGCAGATCCTCTTCGTCACCGGCCGCGGCAAGAGGGCGATCGAGGACCACTTCGATATCTCTTTCGAGCTCGAGTCGCTGCTCTACGAGAAGGGGAAGGACCACGAACTGCAGCAGGTGCGCCAGATCGCGGAGATGGCCAACATCTTCTTCGTGAGGCAGAAGGAGGCGCTGGGTCTTGGCCACGCTATCCTCTGCGCCAAGGACTTCGTTGGCGATGAACCCTTCGCGGTCCTTCTGGGTGACGATATCATCGATGCCCAGCAACCCTGTCTCAGTCAGCTCCTGGAGACCTACGAGACCTACCGCTCGCCGGTGCTCGCCCTGGAGAAGGTCCCCATGGAGACCATCTCCTCGTACGGTTGCGTCAAGGCCAACCACCTCGCCAAGCGTGCCTTCGAGGTGCTGGACCTGGTGGAGAAACCGCCGGTCGCTGAGGCACCGTCCGACCTGGCCATCATCGGCCGCTACATCCTGACTCCGGGTATCTTCCCGATTCTCGAGAACCAGGAGCCGGGCAAGGGTGGCGAGATCCAGCTGACCGACGCCATCAAGACGCTGTCGCGCAAGGAGCCGATCTACGGCTGCCGTTTCGACGGTGTGCGCCATGACTGCGGCGACAAGCTCGGCTTTTTGAAGGCGACGGTGGACATGGCGCTCAAGCGCGGTGAGTTCAACGGGGATTTCGAGGCGTTTTTAAGACAGCGCCTGGGCTGCTAG